The Methanosarcina acetivorans C2A genome includes the window CTTTTGCGGGGCAGCAGGAGACTTACCTCAATATTCGGGGATATCCAGGACTTCGGGACGCCTGTATACGCTGTTTTGCTTCTCTTTTTACGGATAGGGCCATTTCCTACCGCGTAACCAACAATTTCGACCACTTTAAGGTAGCCCTTTCCATAGGAATCATGAAGATGGTCAGATCGGATCTGGCTTCAAGCGGTGTGATTTTTACTCTTGACACGGAAACGGGTTTCAGGGATGTTGTTTTCATTACCGGAGCATACGGGCTCGGCGAGAATGTCGTTCAGGGCCAGGTAAACCCTGATGAGTTCTATGTCTTCAAGCCCACTTTCAGGGAAGGGCATAAGCCGATTATCCAGAAGAAGCTGGGGAGCAAAGAAATCAAGATGATCTACGGCAGGGGAGACTCAAAAGTCCTCACAAGGAATGTGGAGGTCCCTGAGGCTGAAAGGCTGCGCTTCTGTATCAATGACGAAGAAGTGCTCAAACTTGCCGGGTATGCGATCGATATTGAGGAACATTATTCTAACAAGTACGGGGAATCCAGGCCCATGGATATCGAGTGGGCAAAGGACGGTATAACAGGCGAACTCTTCATAGTGCAGGCAAGGCCCGAAACCGTCCAGTCCCAGAGAGCAAAGGATGTGCTGGAAACTTATGTCCTTGAAAAGAAGTCCGAAGTCCTTGCAAAAGGCAGGAGCGTGGGAGATAAGATCGCATCCGGAAAAGCCCACGTGATCCCCGATGTTTCCGACCTGCCTTCTTTCAGGCCCGGGGAAATCCTGATCGCGGATACGACCACTCCTGACTGGGAACCGGTTATGAAAACCGCAGCTGCGATTGTCACCAACAAGGGAGGCAGGACCTGTCATGCGGCGATTGTCAGCAGGGAACTCGGAATCCCTGCGGTTGTCGGGGCTGGAAATGCTACCGAAGTCCTTGAGACAGGCAGGGAAATTACCGTGAGCTGTGCCGAAGGCGAAGACGGGTTTGTATATGCAGGGCTCCTCCCCTTCCATAAAGATACCATGAGCCTGAAAGACCTGAAACGCCCAGGGACCGAGATTATGATGAACCTTGGAAACCCTGAAAGTGCTTTTGCGTATTCCATGATTCCTAACGACGGGATCGGGCTTGCAAGGCTCGAGTTTATTATCACAAGCTACATCAAAGTCCATCCCATGGCTCTTGTGCACCCTGAAAAAGTCAAGGCTCAGGGGGAAATCCAAGAGATCGAAGGGCTAACGCGGGGCTATGAGAAAAAGGAAGATTATTTTGTCGATCAGCTTGCCAGAGGCGTCGGAATGATTACTGCGGCTTTTTACCCAAAGCCGGTTGTGGTCAGGATGAGCGATTTCAAGACCAATGAGTACGCAAGCCTTGTAGGGGGCAGCTACTTTGAAATGGACGAAAACAACCCCATGATAGGATTCAGGGGAGCTTCCCGTTACTTTGATGAACGGTACAGGGAAGGTTTTGCCCTTGAGTGCAGAGCTATGAAAAAAGTCAGGGACGAAATGGGGCTTACAAATCTTATTCTTATGATTCCCTTCTGCCGGACCGTTGAGGAAGCGGAGAAAGTCATCGCCGAGATGGAGAAAAACGATCTCAGGCGCGGAGAAAACGGGCTTCAGGTCTATGTTATGTGCGAAATCCCCAATAACGTCCTGCTTGTCGACGAATTCAGTGAATTCTTTGACGGTTTTTCCATTGGCTCAAATGACCTGACCCAGCTGACCCTGGGGGTTGACCGCGACTCTGAACTCCTTGCCGCGGAATTCGATGAGCGGGATCCGGGGGTCATGAAAATCATGTCAATGGCAGTGCAGGGGGCAAAGCGAAATAAAAGGCACAGCGGGATATGCGGGCAGGCTCCGAGTGATTTCCCGGAGATTGCAGAATTCCTGGTAAAAGAGGGGATCAATTCGATTTCCCTTAATCCGGACTCTGTTATGAAAATCACCCTTAAGGTTCTCGAAACTGAAAAGGAGCTCTGAAGGCGCTGAAAAAGACCCGAAAAAAGACCCTGGAACCTGTTGACTTACTTTTTATAAGAGGTCAAATTTCCAGCCGGTAAATGTCAGCGGCCTTTTATCAACAACTGCTGATAAGGGGCTGTCGACCGGGGACTATTGATAGAAGCCGTATACATTTGCAGGGTATATCCATACCGGCATCAAAACTATGAATTTACTGGAAAAATCTATATATGTGATGTAGTAAATACCTATATTGAGTGTGAAAATAAAAAGGAAGCAATTAATTATGCAGAAAATAACCAAAACAACAATTGCTGGGGAGAAAAAAGAGCCGGAACATATGCTTTTTTTAAAAAGATGTCCGGAGTGTCATTCCGAACTTGAAAACGATCTTTTCAGAGGATTTCAGTACTGTAACGTGTGTGGGTACTGGACAAGAAAAGAAACTGCAAGGCTTGAACCGATAATGATTATGGAGTGAGTTCAGATATGTTTGATTTTCCTTCAAAATGTGTCAGGTGCGGCACACCTCTTAAAAAACAGATAATTGGCTCGAACAATTTTTACTACTGCAGAAAATGCGGGTGTACGTCCTCAGTTACATCTGTAAGCGCATCAATTCAAACTGCAGTCCAGGAAACAGCTAACATTTAAGGCGCTGTTAAGAAAATCATTGATTTTCAAAGCCTTTAAAGGGCTGAACTGATCTTGATATCCTTTAACGGGATATCTTGAGTTTTTCTTTTCATTCTACTTTTTGTTCTGCTTTTCATTCTACTTTTTGTTCTGCTTTTCATTCTACTTTTTGTTCTGCTTTTCATTCTGTAACCTTTTACTTCCTTTTTTCCCTGTTTTTGGGAGAAAAATGAAATTTTAAGTAATTTGAAAAGAAAAAGGTATATGAGTCTTAAAATTCAATACGCAACATCAACTTTAATAGTACAATCCTGAAGTAACTTTAACACCAGAAAACCTCTCTGTTTGATCCGCATGGTCGAAAAAGAAATAGATTCCTTATGCAATCAGTATGGTCTGAAGCCTACAAGCCTCTCTGACCTTATGCTGAAGGTCAATTTTCCTGACCCTGACCTTGAGTACGGCTTTGCCGAAGAAGAAAACTCTCTTTATCTCTCCCTTTATGAAGAGCTGAATGCCGCCAGTTCTCTTTCCGGGGTGGGTGGCAATTTTCAGGCTTACATCCAGCTTACTCTTGACCCCGAGAAAGCAAGTTCGGAATACCTTGCGGACTTTTTCAACAATCCCCTTGGCCTGAAGATCCGGAAGGCCTGGGAAGCGAGGGGCTTTATCTCGAGACCTGAAATCCGGGAATCCGAAGAACCGGCTGCGGTTATCTCCAAGGGTTCTGCCCTGCATGACACTTCCGGAGATGCTTCTTTTTCAGGAGAATCTGGATTTTCAGGGATTATTTCTTCCCTGGCAGCAAATGAAAGCGAATTTTCAGGTGAAACTCCGGATGAGAATATATGTGCGGAAACCGGAGAAAGCACTTCTGTCCTTTCAGACGCGGCTGTTTCTCTTCCGCCCGGAATTTCATCGTTACCTAATGTGGATCTCTATTCTCTTACGCACAGCAAACTCTATCTCCCCGACCTGCAGGTCCAGCTTGAGATCCTTAAAATCAAAGATATCACAAGAGAGCTTATTTCCCAGCTAAATTTGTTCGAGTGCAGGCTTTCAACCTATCCCAAGAGTATAACCCATATCCGTAGGAATCTCGAACTTATCCGGGAAGCGGTGAAGCTTGCAAATGATTCGGACTACATTCTGGAACTGATCAGGAGGGGGGAGAGCAAGAAACTCGAGTTCAAGTCCACGCTGCGGATGAACCTTATTACCGGAAAGCCTGACTGGAATATCGAACATGCGGTGCTGAAGACAATAGTTGCTTACCTGAACACTGAAGGCGGTGTTCTTCTTATTGGCGTCTCCAATAATGGGGAGATCCTTGGAATCAAAAACGATGGTTTTCCTAATGAGGATAAGTTCCTCCTGCATTTCAAGCAGCTCATAAAACAGCACATAGGCCTTAACTACGCTCCCATGATAGAGTATGCCCTTGTGCCCGTAAGTGGCAAAAAAATCCTGGAAATAGAATGCAGAAGAAGTGATGAAGTTGTTTTCCTTAAACCGGATAAAAATGACGAAGAGTTCTATATCCGCATAGGTCCCTCAAGTGAAAGGCTCACAGGCAGTAAACTGATCGAATACGTGAACCGGCACTATAATGGAAAAACAGAATGATCAGCCCTTTTTCGGGATCTGAAGGTTTAAGAGTTCTGGGCCCTCAAACCTGGAGGTTTCAAGTTCCCAGTCCGAATATATTTATTATTCCCGTGGAAGTCAGATCCACTGCCAGAGCTGCAAGCAAAAGTCCCATGAGCCTTGTGAAGACGAGCATTCCGTTATAGCCTATGAACTTGTGGAGTCTCCTTGAAAAGTGGAAGACGATAAGGCAGATGAGGAATGTAGCTATTATCGATACGAGCACAACTCCTTTTTGTTGAACGCCATCTGCCATCCCCATGAGGACAATAACCGTGCTGATCGTACCCGGGCCTGTCAGGAGCGGAAGCCCGATCGGAAAGACCCAGATATCTTCCCTTTCCTGGGACTGGGTAATTTCTTCTTCGGTAATGCTCTCCCTTGAGACCTTTGCCTGCATCATGTCAAATGCTATAGTGAAAAGCAGAATTCCTCCGGCAACCCGAAGCGAATCAACACTGATGCTGAATAAGTTCAGGATCATACTTCCGGTAATTGCAAAAAAGAGGGCAATTGAACATGCAAGAATCACTGCTTTTTTTGCGATCTCGTTTTTTTCCTTGCGGGTCATCTTACTTGTCAGGGAGATAAAAGTTACAACTCCGCCGACAGGGCTTACAACCACAAAAATGGATGAGAATACATAAATGAAAAAACCGAGGTTTTCACTTACCATTTTTTTTCTCCTGCCCCTTTTTCAATCACCAGTTTGTTTATATATTTTTGGCATACTTATAATAATTATCTTTTGAATTTTATCAGATTTTTTGTATTTGTTTTTCTTAAAATTGAGTTATAAAGGTTAAAACAATATAATCTGTATACTCTTGATATAAAGTTTCCCGGAGGATCGGCTTGCACGATACTTTGATGAAGAATTAAGGAGATTATTCTTCAGGAGACAGCTCTATATTAGGGGATAACTCATATAGGATAGCTCGTTGATGCCGCATGTAAGCCCTGAATAATAAATAACGGTTTACAAGCTATATAATCAAAGGTAGTGGTTCGGATGACCGGGGAAAAAATTGATAAAAAAATCTTTGAAGAGCTTAATTTCATAAAGAAACAGCTTGCAGAAATTAAGGAGCATATGGTGGATATAGATATCCTGCTCACCGCAGAAGAAAAAGAGCTTGTTTTCAGAAGCTTTGAAAACGAGGCTAAAGGAATACTTGTGCCTTTGAAAAGGCTTGAAGAAATGAGGCTTTGAAATGTTCGAAGTTTTTTTAGATATTCCTGCACAGGATTTCATGAGAGGCACGGACAAGGGCACTCATTCCCGGGTCAGTGAAATCCTTGCAGAGCTTGCTTTTGATCCCGTGCCCCAGGGTGCAAAAAGAATAATCGAAAGCCAGGATAAAATTTTCCGGTTTCGCTCCAGGCATTTAAGACTGCTTTATAGAGTGGATTATGAAAAATTAACCCTCATAGTAATTAAAATAGAGCCAATAAGCCGTATGTACCGTTGAATCAAAATCCGGGATTTTACTGGCAATTTCTTCTTTGATCTGCTCTTTATCAATCTGCTCTTTATCAATCTGCTCTTTATTCTCAATTTATCTGCCTTTATATGCTCCTCTTCTGTTTATCTGTTTTTATATCTCTGGCTCTGTTTGTCTGTCTTTATATACTCTGTCTCTGTTTATCTGCCTTTAGATATTTTCCAGTCTTTCCGGTTTTCTTCTTTAATACCCCTGACTGATAAGCCTAATTTTGATAAGAACGATTTTTGTATAATTAGAATTATAATTATAGTTTACTTATAGTTATGATGCTAAGTTGAAATTACAGGTTGATTTGTGAATTATAATTTAAGTAAATCATACTTATCGGGGAAATTTCAGTTATAATTCAATTTATGGGGGGTCTGTACTGAACGACAAATCGGAAATCGAGATTACATCTTCCGGGACATCTCTGGGTTTGAAAGAAAATATTGAGGGAATTTTATGTTATTTTCTGACCTGGGTAACAGGCTTGATTTTCTTTGTGCTTGAGACTAAAAACAGGTTTGTCAGGTTTCATGCAATGCAATCTTTTTTGACTTTTCTGGTTCTTTCAATAGTTCTAAGTCCCTTGCAAGCTTTTTTCGACCCTGAACCCAATAGATTTTTCGATTATTTTCTGGTCAACCTCAACCCTGAATTGCTTCCTTACCTTATCATATACACTCCCAGCATAATTTCTGAGTATTTACTTGCCGGAATGCTGGTTTTTAGCCTTATCCCATTTTTCCTGTGGCTTTTCCTTATGTATAAAGCATACAGAGGAGAAAGATACAGGTTGCCTGTAGTCGGGCCTTTTGCAGAAAAAGTAATCGAAAACATATACAAATCCTGAAGGGCTGATCTCCGGAAAAAGGAATCAGTTTCGGCTGTCTAACAGAATAAATATTTATATAATTAAATACTACTTTTTAATATTTAATGGAGTGATCCTGAATGGTGCGTATAGTATCTTTAAATAACAAATCGATGGCAAAAGTCCTCGGGCTTATGTATCTGATTCTTGCTATTATCTTTTCGCCGTTCATTCTTCTTATGGCGAGTGCAGAGGGACCTATCGGCCTTACCGAAAGTATACTTATAATGATAGTTTTTGTTCTCTTTTATGGACTTGCGGGAGGAATCTTTGGGTTCCTTGTTGGCGTAATTTATAATTTTGTTGCAAAGAAAGTAGGCGGCATCGAAATGGAACTCGAAACTAGCTGAACCCGCTTCCAGAATGATATAAAAAGCTTTATTCTTCAATTATTTTTTTCTTGTTCCCTATTTTTTCCTCAATATCCGAAAAAAGCCGAAAGTTTTGTCTGCTCAATTTTCCGGACCTCATCCTGTTGAAGTTCTTCTTGTTGAGCAGCTTCTTGTTGAGAAAATTTTTGTGGAGAACATTTTTGTTGAAGTCCTTCTTTCAATGGTTCTTGTAGTTCGTCCTGTGCTTGCTTGGATTTTACTTTTAAGCAGCTTCCTGAAAAATCCTCTATATAATCCTCTATATAAGTGCCTTCTTTTTCCTGAGCAAGCGAATCCCTGTAATGCTGTATCGTCTTTTCCTGCCAGTTTCCGGGAAGAAGCAGAAACTTCATACCTCTTTTCTGCTCGTTCCATTCCCAGACTCCGGAATGATAATAAATAGCCGCTAACTGGCTTGCAAGCTGGGCATACGGGACCTCTCGCCTTAGCCTGTACAGGAATTTACCTACACCTTCTTTTTCGGTTCCCAGATACAGCTTTGCTGCATTGTTTGCCAGGGCTTTCCATTCCCTGTCCTGCATGAAATTCTGGAGTTTATCCAGATGGTTGCAACTAACTTTGTCGATCCTGGGGAATCGACCATTCCTGAACTTCCTTTTTATGAAAATATTCCCCCGGCTATCTATCCGCCACGAAAAAACTTTTTCTCTTGTTCCAAGGGTGTGGGATTCGGACCAGGAGGCAGCCATGAGGGTAAATCGGATTTTGAAATATAAAAAATTGTTTGTTGTCCGTGCAACTGTGCCTTTGCCTTAACGAAAAAACGAAGCCAGTTTTCTCTTTTTAGGAGGAAGGTTATAAAAAAGAATTTCTACGGTTTAAAAGTATTGTATATTGAAAGGGTTAAGAGTATTAATACTTGAAAAGGTTTGAAAGTATTATATATTAATTAAAATATATAATACTGACCATCCGTTGCGGATGACCAATTTTCAAATAAAAAAGAAATTATGCTGCTGCAGGTGCAGGTGCAGCTGCGGGAATTGTTTCGACTTCGGTCTTTCTGATCTCGACTCTGCGGAGCGGGTAGATGAACTTGGCCTGCCTGTAGATGGCTGCGGAGAGCCTGCCAAGGATTGCTTCCTGCATAAAGGTTTCGAAGTCGGATTCTGCTGCGCGCTTTTTGACGATCTCGACCATCATTTCCCTGATGGCCTGCATCTGGCTTGAGCGTGCCCTTTTGATGGTGAAGCAGGTCGGCTTTACACGGATAACATAGCCGTCTTTGGTTTTAACATCGACATTGGCGTCGATTCTGGAAGTCTGCCTCTTAACAATTGAGCGGATATAGTCGGTTGTGAGTTCGTGGCCCATGAGGTCGGTTGTTGCAATGTCCCCTACGACGTTGTTGATCCTGAGAATGACCTTTGTGTTGTTCTTGGTCATGTCGTTGGTGAGTTCCCCCACAGTTGTTTCAACATTGCGGCCTACGAGCAGGGAAGGGTCTCCTGCCATTGTGTTTCCGACGATAGCCCTGTTTAAGTAAACCGGGGCTTCAATATTGTACCATTCCTTGGATTTCCATCCGTCAAGCTTTCTCTGTACTTTCTTTCTTGCCAAGTAATTCCTCCGAAGTATACTCGTCTTGTGTAGTTTTATTCTGCTTTGTCCTGATGCCCTCAGGCAGTTCAGGTTTTTGTCTTCCGGATGCTCAGGTGAGCCTTTCCATAATCAATGAGTGTGAAAGGTTTATTCAGGCGTTCCCGACAGCCTTATACTGCCGCAGGTTTCGCTCTTTTGCAACCCTCTCCATACAATACAAAAATCTCTGAGCCTCTTAGCGTTTCCGGACTCGGGCCCCATCCCATCTGCCGACAGCCACAGGCTCCTGATAGTCAAAAATATGACCGGAAATCGGCCAGAAATTCTCAGAAATTAGCGGATACTAACTAGTTAATGGCTCCAGTATACACACTATTTCCATATATAAAGAATTCGGTCAGAAACACGTTCTGCCCTGTTGTTCGCATTCCGGGAAAAGGAAAAAAGGAACTAAAAGGATAAAGAAGTAGTTAATTAGGCTGGAAAAAGAGTAAGATAAAGAAACCTGTAAACACAGGAAAGGAGTACTGTGGAAAATAAAGAAACACACATTGATGTTAACCAGATCCGGCTTCTTATCCTGGAAAGAAAGGATGAAATTAAAGAAAAATTCAAAGCTGAAGTCGTTGGAATTTTCGGTTCATTACCGGCCTGCCCTCAGACAATAAGATTTCCAGGCAGCAAATTACACCCTTTCCAGGCAGCAAATTACATCCCTGTCCTTATCCACTGGAAATCAGGTCTCTTTTTCAGGGACATCTTCTCCCAGTTTCTTTTTCAGTTCTTCAGATTTTGCACTGTATTCCTCCACTTCTTCATTCCGGTCGAGTTTTCTAAGCAACTTCGCATATTCCTCAAATGTCGCAATTGCATCTCCCATGTACATGGGACTTTCCGGATCTTTTCCAAGCAGTTTTGCGTTTATGGACAGGGCTTTTTCAAAGGCTTCTTTTGACTTTTCGAGTTCATCGGTTGAAAGGTAAACAATGCCGAGCTGGGTATATACGATGTTAACTTTTTCCTGGTATTCAAGATTTTCAGGATCGGACCCAAGGTGTTTGTTGAGAATCGGAAATATTGATTCATACCTTTCAATAGCCATCCCATAATTTTTCATAGACTCCTGTAAAATCCCTTCAAGGAGCTGAATTTCGTAAAGATTTTTCCAATTTTTCGGGTTTTCAGGATCGTTTTCGTACAGTTTTTCGTAGTAGTCACGGACAAGGTCCAGGTATTCTTTTGCTAAGTTGTGCTTTTTTTCACGGGCGAAGAGCGTTATCTGCATCCTGAGATTCATGGCCAGCAGGTCTTTTGTGAGGGGGTCTTCCGCTTCATATTGCAGAACCTGCCTGAAGGTTTCTACTGCTTTTGAATACTGCTGCTTTGCAAGTTCCGGTTTTTCTGCCCTTTCAAAAAAGAGCCCTAACTCACTGAAAGCAGAACCCAGAGCTTTTTTATGCTCCAAGTCCCCCGGATTTTTCCTGACCATTTCCAGGTGGAGTTCTGCAATACGCTCATGCGCCTTAATTGCGCTTTCATACTGCTTTTGCTCGATATTTAAGGACGCAAGATTTTTCAGGGTGTAAATGAGTTCTTCCCTGTAATCGGTACCTTCAGGAAACATTTTCACTACTTTTTCGTTTATAGTGAGAGCTTTTTCAAAATAATAGCGGGCGGTTTCAGGTTCAAGGTAATCGTACAGTTTTCCGATGTAATTGAAGGAATCTGCAATGCCGACTTCGTATTCGGGGTTTTCGGGATCGGACTCGAGCAGCTTTTCATAGATTTCAATTCCCTGTTCATAATACTGTTTTGCAGGCTCCGTTTCCCTTCGTCCTGCGTGGAGGTGCCCGATCTGGTCAAGGGTTGCAGCTATATTGGTTACACTCACCAGGTCCTCAGGATCTTTTTCGTGTATATTTCTGTAGATTTCGATTTCCTGCATACGGCACTCTTTTGCATGTTCGAGATCCCCGAGATCTCCAAGCAGTTCCCCAAGCTCGGTGAAGTCGTCGGAAATATCATGTTGATAGTCCAGATCCTCAGGCTTTTTCCCTGGCAGTTTTTTGAGGATTTCAAGGGCTTTTTCAGCGTATTTACCCGCCTTTTCACTCTCCCCTTCCCGATAAAGGGACCTGCTGAGGGACTGGAGGATTTCACTCTGCGTCCTGATGTTAGAAATGTCCCCTGGCTGTTTCCGAATTTTTTCTTCCAGGGCTTCGAGGGCTTTCAGGAAGGTTTCTTCAGTTTTCTCGATGTCCCCTATTTCTGAGTACAGGTCCCCGAGATCTTCATATAAGGATATGAGTCCACTGAAAGCCATGCTGTTCCCGGGTTCTTTTTTAAGGACTCTTCTATAGACTTCTTCAGCCTGCGCAAAGACCTCTTTTGCCTCCTCGGGCTTCCTGAAAACAAAGCAGTAAGTCTTAAACTCGTCAATCAATTTGTTCAGGGTATCAAACAGTTCTTCTTTTTTTGACTGCATTTCAAATATTTTTTCATAGTTCTTCAAGATCATTCGCATGATCGGAGTCTGATTTTCATACTGCTGGGCTCTCATGTAGTAGCCACGGACGTTTTCCAGCGTATTCAAATAATTTTCAATTGATTCTAAATCCTCAGGCTCCCTTGCAATCAGCTTTTCAAATGCATCAAAGGTTTTCCCGAAATATTTTTCATTTCTGGAAAGAGACTCTTTGGTTTTTGAAATATCGCCAATTTCTCCAAGCGTTCTTGCAGTAAAACCTATAGAATTGTAGACAAAGTACTGGTATCTGTTATCCTCTGAATCCTCTAAAAAGAGAGAAACAGAAAGCTCCAGAAGCCTCTCAAACTCAACCAGAGCCTCCTCCTTCCTGTTCAGGGCAAGCAGAGCCCTTCCCTTAAACAGCAGGGTCTGGCATAAGAGGTCCGGCCTATTTACTTTCTCCGAAAGCTTTTCAGCCTTTGCAAGGTTTTCGAGCGCTTTTTTGTACTGCCCCTTTTCAACCTGCAATATAGTATTATCGAAAATGCGATCTATTGAATCTACAAGCTGCCTGGACATAAGAGATAGATAGGAAAGAGAATATTATAATTTAACCCCGAATTTTCGGCTCATAAGCACGTGGTAAGGAAAAAGAGTAATGTATTAAGGGAGCTTGTGCCGGTATGAGATTTCCTTCTATATTGTCCGAGATAATCAACGGAATTTATCCCGAAAAACGATAAATGAATAGATCACATACTCAGAAGAGATCAAGAATGAACCTGACAGGTGCAGTTTTTGTAAAGGCAAACTCGTCGAAGGTAAAACCGGGTTTGTGGCAAAAGTCGGAGAGCAGATCATCGCCATTAAAGATGTTTCCGCCTATGTCTGTGAAAACTGCGGGGAAGCATACTATACTCCGGAGGTTTCAAGAAAGATCGATATAATCATGAAAAAGTTCCATGAGTCCAAGTTGCTTCTCCATCTCGTAGCTGCCGGAGAATTGAGTTTTGACGAAATAGTTGCGTGATATCAAGTTAATTCTTATTCCTGACCCTATCCGAAAAGTTGATTGAAAGCAAAGTAAAAAAGAGAAAAGAAAAGGAGAATTAAAAAATAGTTAAAAATATTCAATCTGCAGGCCAACTCCGACTTCTTTAAGCCTGCAAACCTTTGAAAGCTCAATTTTTGAGTTTAAGTCCGTACAGTGGCAGGCGTGGACGCATCCGGGGTCAAGTTTTTTAAGGTAGTCAAGGGTCCCGCGCATCCGTTCTTCTGAGGGTTCCAGAAGATGAAAGCCGCCTACTATGTCAAGGATCCTGCTGTCTCCACAGACTTCCTTTGCATATTCGGTAATATTGCAGATCCCGGAGTGGGAACAGCCCGTGATGATTACGAGCCCTGCTTCTGCCATATATACGAGTGCCGTGTCGTCCGGAAGGAGGTCGGGAATTTTGTTCCCCTCGCTGTCTCGCACATATCCGACAGCTGCCTCTGCCTCAAAAGCGAAGTTCCCGGGGATTTCCCCAAGGAAAACGAGCCTCTCGCTAAGCCAGAAGGGAGTACCTGAGAGCTGTAACCTGAAGTGTTCTGAAAGCTTTTTGGGAGTGAACAGACTCCCGATTTCCCCCATCCCTTCAATTTTTTTGCTTTCGAAGGCCAGGGGATGGGCAACGAGAACCGGCGACCTGCCGGGCAGCCTTTCTATCCCTGCTTCCGTGAATAAACGGATCAGAGGTCCGAGTCCCCAGCTGTGGTCCAGGTGCCCATGGGAGAGGACCAGGTAATCAAGGTCCAGAAGTGAAAGCCCCATTTTCCGGGCATTTGTAAGGAATATATCCGAATACCCGGTATCAAAAAGAACTCGTGCGCCCGAATACTCCAGCAGAAAAGACAAACCGGGCTCGGCAAAGAAATACCTGTCAATAAGGGTGTTATTATCAACAAGGACGGTGAGTTTCATAAAGTGTTTATTTTGCCTGCGGTCTATAATAGCATTATTACCAAATGTCCTGAAAAGCCAACCCGTGAAATCTTTACATCCTTGCCTTTTCCTTATTCAGTGCATCTATTTTTGCCTGAATCTCATCCTTCTGCTGTTTGTACCTGATTTTGATTTCTTTAACCTCTTTGTAGATAAGCATGCTTTCGTCGCTGATTCCTTTCATTGCCTCTATATGCATTACGAGTTCATCTACCCCTTCGTCAAGTCGCGGTTCTACTTCCCTCCATTCTGTATACTTAGCCTCTAATTCTTCCTTACTTTTGTCATCAAGATCAAAGATCTCATCCCAGAGGTCCATGATCTGGCTGTCTATCTCTTCTTTAGTAGGCATTATATTCTCCCCCTGTTCGTTAAATCTTTTTATAAGGGCACTCTTATTAATTTATTTCAGTAACTTTTTTCTGTCAGCTTTCAGGCCGGCTTTTTCAACCTGTGCCGGTATAATTAATAGTACTTTTATTTGTTCAAAAGATAAATTTGTTGTGGAGAAGAACCTCAAAGTCAAAGATTGCCGGTCCTGTCAAGAATTTTCCATTCCGGAGTCCTGGTTGAAGTTTTATGATTTTGAGGATTTTGTTGAGGACCGGTTTG containing:
- the ppsA gene encoding phosphoenolpyruvate synthase, with translation MPGDKNKYIRWFEETTIEDVPLVGGKNASLGEMYRELTSKGVRIPNGFSVTSEAYWHMLKAGGILEKLKKTMEGLDTSNVSDLAKRGKAARDLILGAGLPDDLWEEIKASYDRLCEQYGEDTDVAVRSSATAEDLPTASFAGQQETYLNIRGYPGLRDACIRCFASLFTDRAISYRVTNNFDHFKVALSIGIMKMVRSDLASSGVIFTLDTETGFRDVVFITGAYGLGENVVQGQVNPDEFYVFKPTFREGHKPIIQKKLGSKEIKMIYGRGDSKVLTRNVEVPEAERLRFCINDEEVLKLAGYAIDIEEHYSNKYGESRPMDIEWAKDGITGELFIVQARPETVQSQRAKDVLETYVLEKKSEVLAKGRSVGDKIASGKAHVIPDVSDLPSFRPGEILIADTTTPDWEPVMKTAAAIVTNKGGRTCHAAIVSRELGIPAVVGAGNATEVLETGREITVSCAEGEDGFVYAGLLPFHKDTMSLKDLKRPGTEIMMNLGNPESAFAYSMIPNDGIGLARLEFIITSYIKVHPMALVHPEKVKAQGEIQEIEGLTRGYEKKEDYFVDQLARGVGMITAAFYPKPVVVRMSDFKTNEYASLVGGSYFEMDENNPMIGFRGASRYFDERYREGFALECRAMKKVRDEMGLTNLILMIPFCRTVEEAEKVIAEMEKNDLRRGENGLQVYVMCEIPNNVLLVDEFSEFFDGFSIGSNDLTQLTLGVDRDSELLAAEFDERDPGVMKIMSMAVQGAKRNKRHSGICGQAPSDFPEIAEFLVKEGINSISLNPDSVMKITLKVLETEKEL
- a CDS encoding AlbA family DNA-binding domain-containing protein; this encodes MVEKEIDSLCNQYGLKPTSLSDLMLKVNFPDPDLEYGFAEEENSLYLSLYEELNAASSLSGVGGNFQAYIQLTLDPEKASSEYLADFFNNPLGLKIRKAWEARGFISRPEIRESEEPAAVISKGSALHDTSGDASFSGESGFSGIISSLAANESEFSGETPDENICAETGESTSVLSDAAVSLPPGISSLPNVDLYSLTHSKLYLPDLQVQLEILKIKDITRELISQLNLFECRLSTYPKSITHIRRNLELIREAVKLANDSDYILELIRRGESKKLEFKSTLRMNLITGKPDWNIEHAVLKTIVAYLNTEGGVLLIGVSNNGEILGIKNDGFPNEDKFLLHFKQLIKQHIGLNYAPMIEYALVPVSGKKILEIECRRSDEVVFLKPDKNDEEFYIRIGPSSERLTGSKLIEYVNRHYNGKTE
- a CDS encoding MarC family protein produces the protein MVSENLGFFIYVFSSIFVVVSPVGGVVTFISLTSKMTRKEKNEIAKKAVILACSIALFFAITGSMILNLFSISVDSLRVAGGILLFTIAFDMMQAKVSRESITEEEITQSQEREDIWVFPIGLPLLTGPGTISTVIVLMGMADGVQQKGVVLVSIIATFLICLIVFHFSRRLHKFIGYNGMLVFTRLMGLLLAALAVDLTSTGIINIFGLGT
- a CDS encoding DUF4870 domain-containing protein; this translates as MKENIEGILCYFLTWVTGLIFFVLETKNRFVRFHAMQSFLTFLVLSIVLSPLQAFFDPEPNRFFDYFLVNLNPELLPYLIIYTPSIISEYLLAGMLVFSLIPFFLWLFLMYKAYRGERYRLPVVGPFAEKVIENIYKS
- a CDS encoding 30S ribosomal protein S3ae, translated to MARKKVQRKLDGWKSKEWYNIEAPVYLNRAIVGNTMAGDPSLLVGRNVETTVGELTNDMTKNNTKVILRINNVVGDIATTDLMGHELTTDYIRSIVKRQTSRIDANVDVKTKDGYVIRVKPTCFTIKRARSSQMQAIREMMVEIVKKRAAESDFETFMQEAILGRLSAAIYRQAKFIYPLRRVEIRKTEVETIPAAAPAPAAA